A window from Carassius gibelio isolate Cgi1373 ecotype wild population from Czech Republic chromosome B3, carGib1.2-hapl.c, whole genome shotgun sequence encodes these proteins:
- the nme3 gene encoding nucleoside diphosphate kinase 3 isoform X2 translates to MIILCLTIFAYVFKTGWTGTNERTFIAVKPDGVQRRLVGEIIRRFERKGFKLVGMKLLQASEEQLRQHYRDLREKPFYNGLVKYMSSGPIVAMVWQGLDVVKTARKMLGETNPADSLPGTIRGDYCVEVGRNVIHGSDSVESAQREISLWFKHHELFCWEECNEHWIYA, encoded by the exons GATGGACCGGCACAAACGAGCGCACGTTCATCGCAGTGAAGCCAGACGGAGTCCAGCGCAGGCTGGTCGGTGAAATCATCCGCCGCTTTGAGCGCAAGGGTTTCAAACTGGTCGGCATGAAGCTCCTGCAG GCATCAGAGGAGCAGCTCAGACAGCACTACAGAGACCTGAGGGAGAAGCCTTTCTACAACGGCTTGGTCAAATACATGAGCTCTGGGCCCATTGTTGCAATG GTATGGCAAGGGCTGGATGTGGTCAAGACTGCCAGAAAGATGCTTGGAGAGACAAACCCAGCAGACTCTCTCCCAGGCACTATCAGAGGAGACTATTGTGTTGAAGTGGGCAG GAATGTGATTCACGGCAGTGATTCAGTTGAAAGTGCTCAGAGAGAGATCTCACTGTGGTTCAAGCATCATGAGTTGTTCTGCTGGGAAGAGTGTAATGAGCACTGGATCTATGCTTGA